aataattattttcacaCTCACATTATTACTGAGAGGAGGGGAGCCTCCATCTTGCGCTTTGACGCGAAAGCGGAAATCTTTGATCTGTTCGTAGTCAAAAGAACGTATTGCGTTGATGACTCCAGTATCAGGACTAATGGATACGTAAGAAGTGATTGGCATCCCATTAACCAACGAGTCCTCTAGTATGTAAGAAACTCGAGCATTCTGATTCCAGTCTGCGTCTCTGGCTTTGACTGTGAATATGGAGAGACCAGGTGTGTTGTTCTCTATGACAGAAGCCTCATATGAGGTTTGCTCAAAAACAGGCGCGTTGTCATTCACATCTGATATTTGTAAGGAGAGAATGACGCTAGCAGAGAGCGACGGTTCTCCCTCATCGGCGCACGACACGCTGATATTATACGCAGAATCTCTCTCTCGGTCTAAATATGCGTCCGTTACCAAACTAAAAAAATTGCTGGACGTAGATTTAAGTGTAAAAGGAACGCTCTCGTTTATTGTACACTGTACTCTTCCATTTTCCCCAGAATCAATGTCCTGAACATTAATTATTGCCGTGACGGTCcctatttttgcattttcaaaaaTTTCACTAGATTTTGACATAACATTAATTGAAGGGCAATTATCATTTTTGTCAATTACGTCAACAATTACTTTACACGTATCGAAATGACCGCCTTGATCTGTAGCTACTACGTCAATCTCGTACGACTTAACTTTCTCAAAATCGATGTCACCATTTACTCTCAACACTCCATCTTTGTTATTTATTGCGAAGATGTTTGCCGTGCCTACGTTGTTTGATAGAATATACGTTATCAGTCCATTTGGGCCTTCATCGGCATCTACGGCACTAATCGCAGTCAAAGTTGTTCCTTTTGGAGAGTGTTCTGTAACGCTGGTCTTGTACACTGGCTCTAAACAAACAGGTGCGTTATCGTTGGCATCTAACACATTAATCCGTATCTGCATCGTGCCCGACATCTTCGGCTCCCCTCCGTCCACAGCGGTTAATAATAACGTAATATGATCGTGTTTCTCGCGGTCTAATGGTTTTTGAAGAACCATCTCAACGTTCTTGCTACCAGCCGATAGACTATGCAATTTAAGCACAAAATTATCTGTGGGCTTTAAGGTATAGCTTTGAAGCCCATTGGTACCGACGTCCTCATCAACCGCCCTCTCTAGGACAAATCTTGCCCCACTGAGTGCTGACTCGCTTATTTCAAATTTCATCTCATCCTTGCTGAAATGTGGAGGGTTGTCATTTATGTCGGTAACCTCTATCGTCACGCTAAAGAACTCTAATggattttctaaaataatttgaaaatgtagaGTACATGGCGTCGTTTGCCCACACAATACTTCTCGGTCCATTTTCTCTTTGATAAGGAGAAGCCCCTTTTCTCTGTTCAACTCGATGTATTCAGCGCTGTCTGCAGTATAAATGCGAGCTTTACCCGATTTCAGTCTTTTTACATCTAAACCCAAATCCTGCGCTATATCACCGACTAAAGAACCCTTCGGCCTCTCCTCAGGAACGGAGTAACTGACTTGTCCGTGCACTGGAGTGAGCGaaaacagagagataaataacaGTACTTGCCGTCCCTTTGTTCTGCCCGACATCTTTCTCAGcgacaagaaaaagaaatgtgtgttttattccaGTCAGTATAAAGAGGATCACTAGAAGGGCAACTTCAAAGGCTGAAGAGATGATAATTCCATGAAAATACGACCTAATCCCGTTCCTCGCCTTCTTATCGCTATTCGTCGCCTCCTTTTCTTTGTGCGTGCAGCTtgtatctgtatctctctttctcgtGCATATAAATAGCAAGAAAACGGGGAAGGAGGTGCTGCCAGAAACACTCACCACACTGACAAAGAGCGGCACTCTCTGTCCACTCAGAGGAACTACAGAGATATTGAGAATTTTATTCACTAGAGGGGGCGGACTAAAACGGCCAAGAAActcacagaccacacccacattcacgcctgcgcacacacaaagctcaATGTGTTATACAGAAGAGCAATACAAATATCTGACAGATAATAAAGCACCAACTAAGTGTACggtattgtaaaaaaaaagtcttatttAAAATGGGCCTGCATTCCATTAGTTCTGTTAAACTTGCCAAAAGCTTTTGTGATAATGGGGATGTATGATACAGCAGTTtagttcagcaccatggacagaggtggaatgaaaaaaaaacaaacctgctcTTTAGAGTGAAGGATTTTAAATGACCTTTTTAAACGGCGAACCAGAAACCCCCTTAGTTAGTAACAACAAAACGTctgaaatataattaatttccTTCTTTTGAAAAGATCATATACCAACGCCCCCCTGTTGTGTAAATATGGCCAGTATGTAATTTCTGCTCATTTGCCTGGCATATGATCCAATAAACATTTAGGCAAGATTATAAAACTGCAGAATAagaattcattctctctctctctctctctctctctctctctctctctctctctctctctctctctctctccctctctctctctctctctgtctctctctctctctctctctctctctctctctctctctctctctcacacacacacgcacatgcacacacacgcacacacatacacacttatagcTATGACCTTATCTTACACTCCATCTTGGTGTAGAATATGTTTTTGTGCAGGAAGTTTTATTTCTCAagtataaatacaacacaattCAGCATTCAATTAATCTATTCCCACATAATCTGAGCTGTAAAAACAGTGTTTTGGAGGCCTTGCTTACAATTTAGCCTGCACAATGAAAAAACAACATACAAGGTCCCTAATCTTATATTTGATCATAATCTAATAAGAACAAAATCTCCCTGAACAACATAATGCAATAGAGGACAATGGTAAATATGATCCAAATTATGGACAAAACAAATGAGGGAGAATCATCTGATGAAGCAGAGGGCCTTACTCAATGGGAAAGTTACATTCtagtaaaataatattaaacatggccttcaaccccccccccactgaaCAAAGGTTTCCCTGTGGTCTCAGGTGTACAGgacacataaaacataaatagtGCTTATGTTACTCAAAAGCAAGTGTTATAATTTCAAGAAAAGAGGGATTTGTAAACAAAGCATTcaagcagacaaacaaaaacaaatctaaacTAAATGCACCaagtattttgtttgttttttcttatattttacattttaaaacaacagcATATTAGGTAACCCCAGGGAAACTGTTTGAATAAATGCAACAGTCATGTATATTTGAACTCAAATCCATATGTACAAGTATAATGGTATGTGTAAAttttctgtaaataattttaaaatatggctagatatgtgtgtacatttttgtgtgacACACTGCAGATCCAACATATAAAATTTTCAAAATTGCGATAAAAGATATTAAATgcataatgtaaatgttaaaagatAACCTGAAAATCATGGAACACCAATAAGCTTTAAATGGTCCAAAATTGCTCACCTTATTGTCAGACTCTCCAGTGGTCAGGCCCTCCTTCTgcgcatgtgagagtgtgtgtattccaCTAGTGTCCAGGCTAACGATGCTGGTACTAGAAGGTCTATCATACTTCAGATCACTTTTCCTCGAGTCAGTAGTTCTACAAACCTCATAATTGTACATATGTTGTAAGGTCCCTGTTCCTCCTACGTCTGCATAAAGGGGTGGATAATATGGAATAACTGGGAGGTTTGCGCTAGATTTGTAAAACATCTGCTCTCGTCTCCATCTGTAGCATTTAACTGACAGAATGGTTATAATGGACACGATAAAGAGAAACGAAACTACAGCCAAGGCCAAGACGAGATAAAATGTGAGGTTGTCGTTGTATTCCTTGTCGTGTGTAAAGTCAGTGAACTCCGAGAGCACTTCAGGGAAGCTGTCCGCCACCGCCACATTAATATTGACTGTAGCTGAACGAGAGGGCTGTCCGTTGTCCTCCACTACAACAGTGAGCttctgtttcacagcatctttatcGGTGACTTGGCGTACAGTTCTTATTTCTCCATTCTGTAAGCCCACTTCAAACAGCGCCCTGTCTGTCGCTTTCTGCAGTTTATACGAGAGCCAGGCATTCTGTCCGGagtccacatcaacagccaccacTTTAGTGACAAGATAGCCCACGTCTGCTGAACGGGGCACTATTTCAGCTACTAGAGAACCGCTGGTCTGAACAGGGTACAGAACCTGAGGTGCGTTATCGTTCTGGTcctgaataattattttcacaCTCACATTATTACTGAGAGGAGGGGAGCCTCCATCTTGCGCTTTGACGCGAAAGCGGAAATCTTTGATCTGTTCGTAGTCAAAAGAACGTATTGCGTTGATGACTCCAGTATCAGGACTAATGGATACGTAAGAAGTGATTGGCATCCCATTAACCAACGAGTCCTCTAGTATGTAAGAAACTCGAGCATTCTGATTCCAGTCTGCGTCTCTGGCTTTGACTGTGAATATGGAGAGACCAGGTGTGTTGTTCTCTATGACAGAAGCCTCATATGAGGTTTGCTCAAAAACAGGCGCGTTGTCATTCACATCTGATATTTGTAAGGAGAGAGTGACGCTACTAGAGAGTGATGGCTCTCCCTCATCGGCGCACGTCACACTGATATTATACGCggactctctctctcggtctaaATCGTTGTCGGTTATCAAACTGAAGAAGTTTGCAGATGTGGACTTTAATGTGAATGGCATGTGGTCGCTTATAGAGCAGTAAACTTTGCCATTTTCTCCTGAATCTGGATCTGCAGCATTTATCATTGCAATGACAGTTCTAGGTGGTGAGCTCTCAGATACCACTTGTAACTTTGACATTATGTTGATCACTGGTTTGTTGTCATTTGCATCAAGGACATCAACAATGACTTTGCAAGAATCAGAATGTCCTCCCTGGTCTGTAACCTGAACCTCAATCTCGTGAGCACGCATCTTCTCAAAATCAATATCACCTCTTAATTTTAACACGCCGtcgttttcatttatttcaaacataTCCGCATCCTCCGTTATGGTATACGTGATTTCTCCATTTGACCCCTCATCGGCATCGTGTGCGCTAACGGTAGCTACAGTTGTGCCTTTTGGCGAGTTCTCAGCCACACTGGTtttaaacacagactgagagcATACAGGAGCATTGTCATTAGCGTCTAAAACTGTAATGTGTATTTGCATTGTGCCAGACATCTGCGGAACGCCTCCATCCACAGCAGTTAACAACAATAcaatttgcttttgtttttcacgATCTAAAGGTTTCTGTAAAACCATTTCTAGCTTCTTAATACTGCCTGACTGACTCTGTAGATTTAGAACAAAGTTGTCACTTGGTTTCAAGGAATAGCTGTGTAGTCCGTTAACACCGACGTCGGGATCGATTGCTCTCTCAAGTGTAAATTTCGCACCGTTTTGAATCAACTCGCTAATTTCgaatttaatttctgtttttttaaaaactggcGGATTGTCGTTTATATCTGTAATTTCAACAGCAACGCTGTAAAATTCCATAGGGTTTTCAAGAATAATCTGAAAGTGTAAAGCGCAAGGCGTTGTCTGTCTGCATAGGGCTTCTCTGTCTATCCTCTCTTTGATGAGGAGGACTCCCCTTTCTCTGTTCAGCTCGATGTATTCTGGAGCGTCTGCGGTGTAAACACGAGCTTTACCTGCCTTCAAACGCTTtaaatccaaatccaaatccTTCACTACATTACCTACAAAGGAACCTTTTGCCATTTCCTCGGGAATGGAGTAACTGACCTGCCCGCGTGCtaaatgaaaagagaagagCCAAAAAACCATCAGTACTTGCCGCGCCATTGTTTTCTCCGAAATGTTCCTCGATGAAACGACACAGAAAATGGCTCTTAAATTCGACAGACACGAATCCATTGCGATGTGAATTCAACAATGTCCACAGCAGCAAGAAATAAATTGTGCCTTAATAGGTACGGAGTAAATACTCAGGACAGCTTCTCGACGGATCCCGTCTTGgcttctcctctgtgtgttctcTTTCCTCTCGCTAAACGGGTGAAATAACGGGGGAGTCTCTGCTGAAACCTGCTGCTGTAACCGCAGTACACTGTCCAGCAGCGGCACATTGAGTCCAACACGACAAATTGCAATAATATAACGgccaaattttttttatatactgGACTGGGTTTCCAGAATGCATTGTAACACAAAGATCATCGCTAAATAGTATAGCGGGTATGAAACTGAGCACATTCTCAATTAAGACTGTTAAAAAGACTGTGAAGCTTTTGGGAGACGGGGCCTGATGCGTCTCTGAAATATTATTTACCAGCTGAAGCATAcggaagagaggaagaagacgACGACGAGGATAAATGGTCAAAGCATATTGAGAGGTAAATTGACACGCGATTAAATGATTGAAACCTCTGCTGTGTCATAAAACTCCCTACTCAGCAAAACTATTATCAGAATGTAAATGCTGTGCACGAAAGTCAGTGAAATTTGCCTGTcaaagatgctttttttttttttttaaaccggTGCAGTAGCTAAATTTAAAGTGTCCGGGTACTCATTACATTAATTTCAAAACCACGGTCAGCGCAATACACCAAAACCCCTTcgcaaaatatattaaatgtaggCAAGATTTAACATTTCAGTTACACCAACCATAACAGTGACAGTTGCTGCTTACCTTATGACATGTATTGCTGGCCATTTTCTTATTCTGCACGTGCGGAAGTGTTTGTGTTCCACTGCAGTCCAAACTAATGATGCTCTCACTGGAAGGTCTGGCGTATTTCAGATCGCTTTTTCGTGAATCGCTTGTTTTGCAAACTTCATAATTGTACACATGCTGTAACGTTCCTGTTTCTCCTACGTCTGCGTAAAGGGGTGGGTAATATGGAATAACTGGGAGATTTGCGCCAGATTTGTAAAACATCCGCTCACGTCTCCATCTGTAGCATTTAACTGACAGTATGACTATGATGGACACGATAAAAAGAAACGAAACTACAGCCAACGCCAAGACGAGATAAAATGTGAGGTTGTCGTTGTATTCCTTGTCGTGCGTAAAGTCAGTGAACTCCGAGAGCACTTCAGGGAAGCTGTCCGCCACCGCCACGTTAATATTTACTGTAGCTGAACGAGAGGGCTGTCCGTTGTCCTCCACTACAACAGTGAGCttctgtttcacagcatctttatcGGTGACTTGGCGTACAGTTCTTATTTCTCCATTCTGTAAGCCCACTTCAAACAGCGCCCTGTCTGTCGCTTTCTGCAGTTTATACGAGAGCCAGGCATTCTGTCCGGagtccacatcaacagccaccacTTTAGTGACAAGATAACCCACATCTGCTGAACGGGGGACTATTTCAGCCACCAGAGAGCCACCGGTCTGTACGGGATACAAAATCTGTGGTGCGTTATCATTTTGGTCCTGAATCATTATTTTCACACTCACATtgctggagagaggaggggagccTCCATCTTGCGCTTTGACACGGAACTGGAAATCCTTGATCTGTTCATAGTCTAAAGAGCTCAATGCGTGGATGACGCCACTGTCTGCACTAACGGACACGAAGGACGAAACGGGTACTCCGTTAACCGCCGAGTCCTCCAGTATATAAGAAACTCGAGCATTTTGGTTCCAGTCTGCGTCCACGGCTTTTATTGTGAATATGGAAACGCCTGGTGTGTTATTTTCTAAAACAGAAGCCTCATACGAGCTCCTCTCAAAGACAGGCGCGTTGTCATTCACATCTGATATTTGTAAGGAGAGAGTGACGCTGCTGGATAGCGACGGTTCTCCCTCATCAGCGCACGTCACACTTATATTATACGCAGAATCTCTCTCCCGGTCTAAGTCACTATTCGCGACTAGACTAATAAAATTGTTAGTAGTTGTTTTGAGCGTGAAAGGAATATCCTCGTTCAGAAAACACTGAACTTTCCCATTTTCCCCTGAGTCTGGATCTTGAATGTTAATCATTGTAACCACTGTTCCTGGTTTAGAATCTTCAGctattacttttgtttttgacattATGCTTATCGAAGGACTGTTATCATTAATGTCAAGAACATCAACTATTATTTTACAAGAATCAGTGAGACCGCCGCGATCGCTGGCTTGTACACGTATCTCGTAGTGGTTCGCCTTTTCAAAGTCAACTTCCCCTATTACGACAACCTCGCCATTGTCCTCGTTTATGTCAAACACGTAACGTACGTTATCTTGAGTATTTGTAATGGAATAATCTATTTTACTATTGGAGCCCTCATCAGAATCCGAAGCACTCACTGTAGCGACAACAGACCCTTTTGGGGCGTTTTCCTTAACGACAGCTTTGTACACAGGCTGCGTAAAAACAGGGGCATTATCATTTGCGTCTAGTACAGTTATGTGAATCTGTATATCACCAGACATCTGAGGATCTCCTCCGTCAACTGCGGTTAAGACCAATGACATGTGCTCTTCCTTTTCACGGTCCAATGGCTTTTGTAAAACCATCTCAACATTTTGACCTCCTCCTGACTGGCTTTGAAATTTGAGGATGAAATGATCGGTTGGCATTAATGAATAGCTTTTTAAGCCGTTCACACCAACATCGAGATCTAACGCAGGCTCTAACGTGAACTTGACTCCCGGAATAGCCGATTCACtgattttgaaatgaatgtCTGCCTTCTCAAAGCTTGGGGGGTTGTCATTGATATCCAACACTTCGACAATAATGGTGTAAAGTTCCATAGGGTTTTCCAGAATGATCTGAAAATGTATAGCACACGGTGTTGTCTGTCCACATAACCCCTCACGGTCTATTCTCCCTTTAGTAAGAAGGAttcctctttctttgtttagttCGATGTATTCCGCGCTGTCTCCAGTATAAATGCGAGCTTTGCCTGATTTCAGTCTCTGTACATCTAATCCCAAATCCTGCGCTATATTACCGACTAAAGAACCCTTTGGCATTTCTTCAGGAATGGAATAACTGACCTGCCCGTTCGCAATACTCACACAGAggagacaaataaataacagtactTGCCGCGTCATTGTTCTTTCCGACATTTTCCTCAACTACATAAAAATAGATCCACGGGTACTGTTAGCGCATCAAGAGTCACATCCAACGAGATATTCGTAAAATGTCCAgtacaacatttaaaacaatattggCATATATATCCAAAACAAACTCTCCATAGCAGTGTGTTCACGATACGTGCCCTGTCTTCTTTCCTGAATGAGCGAGGCGCTCCCCGCCTGTTTTTCTGTCTAAGATATAAAGGTGGTGGGGGGAGGTGCTGTGAGAATTACACAATATTACGACAACATGCTGACCAATAGCGGCACTTGGAGTTCAATAAAATGAATTGCACTAAATATTCTACACTGTGACACTATGTATAATTAGAAAGTGATTGTAAAAATCTGTTCAACTTGgttacacatacataaaacaatttaaatatcataaacaattttaagagtacaatgtaaattaaaaagttTGAGAGACcaaggatttttttaaaaagggcattTCAAATAACAGCTATAATGTAAAAAGTATTTGCCCGCAAAACGTTAATGTATACATTCATTTCAGCACTATGGCCAGTGACTGTTGGTTAGTTTCTTGACAACAAATTCCTTTGATATTACTCAAATGACTCAAGATGTATACGCCTTCCCCAGCTTCAGGTTTAGAACCACCATAATACTACAGCAGGCCAAGAAACGCTACTGTCTATATCTGTTGGtcactttaaaacaaacaaacaaacaaacaaacaaacaaacaaacacgcccccccgcccacacacacacaaaacaaaacaaaaatatgcaaacaaaGTGAGCTCACCTGATCATCAGAACCATCACTGGTTAGTTTATCcgtctgtgcatgtgccagTGTGTGGGTTCCACTGGTGTCCAAAGTAATGAAGTTCTCACTAGAAGGTCTGGTATATTTCAAGTCACTTTTTCTGGAGTCAGTGGTTCTGCAAACTTCATAATTGTACATATGTTGTAACGTTCCTGTTCCTCCAACGTCTGCGTAAAGGGGCGGATAATATGGAATAACTGGGAGATTTGCACCGGATTTGTAAAACATCCGGTCACGTCTCCATCTGTAGCACTTAACTGACAGTATGACTATGATGGACACGATAAAGAGAAACGAAACTACAGCCAACGCCAAAACGAGATAAAATGTGAGGTTGTCGTCGTATTCCTTGTCGTGCGTAAAGTCAGTGAACTCCGAGAGCACTTCAGGGAAGCTGTCCGCCACCGCCACGTTAATATTGACTGTAGCTGAACGAGAGGGCTGTCCGTTGTCCTCCACTACAACAGTGAGCttctgtttcacagcatctttatcGGTGACTTGGCGTACAGTTCTTATTTCTCCATTCTGTAAGCCCACTTCAAACAGCGCCCTGTCTGTCGCTTTCTGCAGTTTATACGAGAGCCAGGCATTCTGTCCGGagtccacatcaacagccacTACTTTTGTGACAAGATAGCCCACATCTGCTGAACGGGGCACTATTTCAGCCACCAGAGAGCCACCGGTTTGTACTGGGTACAAAATCTGTGGCGCGTTGTCATTCTGATCTTGTACTTTAATTTTTACAGTAGCGTTGCTACTTAGTGGCGGTGAGCCTCCGTCTCGGGCTTGTACAAAGAATTCGAATGCCTTGATTTGTTCATAATCAAAAGAGCGTACGGAATGTACAACACCACTCTCCGCATTCACTGACACAAATGAAGATAATGGTTCTCCATTGAACTGTCCGTCTATGAGTACATAAGATATTCGCGCATTTTGGTTCCAGTCTAAATCTTGCGCTTTGACGGAAAAAATAGAAACGCCGGGAGAATTGTTCTCCGTTATAAAAGCGGAATAAAAACTTTTCTCAAATATCGGCGGATTGTCATTCACATCGGAGATTTTAAGACTAACAGTTTTGCTAGTAGAGAGGGGCGGTGATCCCTCATCCACTGCAATGAATGTAATGTTATACTCGGGtttactctctctgtctaataTACCATCCGTCGTTAAAGTGTAATAGTTTTTAAAAGACGGTTTAATTGCAAAAGGAATTTTGTCAGTTATAGAGCATTTTATTATGCCGTTTGTGCCAGAGTCGAGATCTTTCACATTAACGATGGCTACCGTAGTACCGCTAACAGAATCCTCTGGGATTGGACTGGAAAATGACGTCAATGATATTACAGGAGCATTGTCGTTCACGTCAACAACTTCAATCCCAATTTTAGTGGACGCAATTAAACCACCTTGATCTTTTGCTTGAACACCGAGCTCGAAATATTTGTGCTTTTCATAATCAATAAGTCCTTTAACCGTTATTTCACCGGAGTTCTCGTTGATTGTAAAAATATCTGCAACGTCAGCAGACATTCGAGGGAAATGGTAGGTTACATGACCGTTGGAGCCCTCGTCAGCGTCTGTGGCACTCACTACCATTACCACGGTATCTTTCGGCGAGTTTTCTGCAATAGCAGTTTTTAACTCTTTCTGCGTAAACACGGGGGCATTATCATTGACATCTAAcactgatatatatattttaagcgTGCCAGATCTTTGTGGATCACCACCATCAACAGCCGTTAGTGTGAGAACCAGTTtgtcctccttttctctgtctaaAGGTGCATGCAAATACAGCTCCGCATATTTACTGCCATCAGGACCAGTCTGGACTTTAACATTAAATGTGTCAGTCGGATTTAAAGTATAGCCCTGAAGAGAATTTTTTCCCACGTCATGATCTACTGCACTCTCTTGTAAAATATGCGTGCCAGGTT
This region of Electrophorus electricus isolate fEleEle1 chromosome 2, fEleEle1.pri, whole genome shotgun sequence genomic DNA includes:
- the LOC113577132 gene encoding protocadherin gamma-A4-like isoform X5; the protein is MWMSGTIIGSVRCGGCNGFSSKVQVPALILLSIADVILGQIRYSIPEELKKGSFVGNVAEDLGLDARRMKSGGARIVNGDSSEFIRLNLDKGFLVVAERIDRERLCGQVSPCSLSLEIIITNPVQLHSVVIEVLDVNDNAPLFSEKEIQFELSESAQPGTHILQESAVDHDVGKNSLQGYTLNPTDTFNVKVQTGPDGSKYAELYLHAPLDREKEDKLVLTLTAVDGGDPQRSGTLKIYISVLDVNDNAPVFTQKELKTAIAENSPKDTVVMVVSATDADEGSNGHVTYHFPRMSADVADIFTINENSGEITVKGLIDYEKHKYFELGVQAKDQGGLIASTKIGIEVVDVNDNAPVISLTSFSSPIPEDSVSGTTVAIVNVKDLDSGTNGIIKCSITDKIPFAIKPSFKNYYTLTTDGILDRESKPEYNITFIAVDEGSPPLSTSKTVSLKISDVNDNPPIFEKSFYSAFITENNSPGVSIFSVKAQDLDWNQNARISYVLIDGQFNGEPLSSFVSVNAESGVVHSVRSFDYEQIKAFEFFVQARDGGSPPLSSNATVKIKVQDQNDNAPQILYPVQTGGSLVAEIVPRSADVGYLVTKVVAVDVDSGQNAWLSYKLQKATDRALFEVGLQNGEIRTVRQVTDKDAVKQKLTVVVEDNGQPSRSATVNINVAVADSFPEVLSEFTDFTHDKEYDDNLTFYLVLALAVVSFLFIVSIIVILSVKCYRWRRDRMFYKSGANLPVIPYYPPLYADVGGTGTLQHMYNYEVCRTTDSRKSDLKYTRPSSENFITLDTSGTHTLAHAQTDKLTSDGSDDQQKPPNPDWRFTQNQRPGPSGAAATPEVAMGTGPWPNPPTEAEQLQALMAAANEVSEATNTLGPGTMGLSARYGPQFTLQHVPDYRQNVYIPGSTATLTAGGQPTQPLPPQQVLPPPQACDAQAEPPKASQTPACKKKSAKKEKK